A region of the Myxococcus stipitatus DSM 14675 genome:
GCACCACCAAGCACGACGTCATCGCGTTCCTCACCTTCATGGAGGAGCGCGTGGGGCCCAGCGCACGCTGGCTGCACCTGGGCATGACGTCCTCGGACGTGCTGGACACGTCGCTGGGGATGACGTTGCGCGACGCCATGGACCTCATCCTCCAGGACCTGGAGCGGGTGATGGCCGCGGTGGAGAAGCGCGCCTTCGAGCACAAGCACACGCTGCAGATGGGCCGCAGCCACGGCATCCACGCGGAGCCCGTGACGTTCGGCCACAAGCTGGCCATCTGGTACGACGAGCTCCGCCGCGCCCGCACGCGCCTGCTGTCCGCGCGCGAGACCATCGCCACGGGCATGATTTCCGGCGCCGTCGGCACCTTCGCGCACCTGCCTCCCGCCGTGGAGGAGTACGTCTGCAAGAAGCTGGGCCTGAAGCCCGCGCCCGCCTCCAGCCAGGTGGTGCAGCGTGACCGGCACGCCGAGTACTTCACCGCGCTGGCGCTTCTGGGCGCGAGCATCGAGAAGTTCGCGGTGGAGATTCGCCACCTGCAGCGCACGGAGGTGCGCGAGGCGGAGGAGCCCTTCACCGCGGGGCAGAAGGGCTCCAGCGCGATGCCGCACAAGCGCAACCCCATCCTCTCGGAGAACCTCACGGGCCTCGCGCGCCTCTTGCGTGGCTACGCGGTGAGCGCGATGGAGGACGTGGCGCTGTGGCACGAGCGGGACATCTCCCACTCGTCCGTGGAGCGCGTCATCGGCCCGGACGCCACCATCCTCGCGGACTTCATGCTGATGCGCTTCGCCCGCCTGATGGAGGACCTGCGCGTCTACCCCGAGCAGATGAAGAGGAACCTGGACCTGCTGGGCGGAGTGGTGAACTCGCAGCGGCTCCTGTTGGAGCTGGCGCGCAAGGGCATGGACCGCCAGGCCGCCTACGTCATCGTCCAGCGCAACGCGATGAAGCTCTACGAGGAGGGCGTCGACTTCCGGCAGGCCCTGCTCGCGGACGCGGACCTGTGCAAGATGATGACGCCCGAGGAGATCAACGACTGCTTCTCCCCGGGCTACCACACGCGGCACATGGACGACATCTTCCGCCGCGTCTTCGGCCGGAGCGAGTAGCCCCGGCCTGTTGTGAAACCGCGCGGGAGGGCTACTTCAGGTAGCCCTTCTGCCGCAGGTTCCGCTCGATGCGCGCGTGCACGTCGCCCGGCTCCAGCGTCAGCGACGTGCCCGTGATCTGCTCGAAGGCCGCCACGTACTTGGTGGCCAGCTCCACGCGGACGTCATCCGGAATCGCCGGCGGTGTGCCGTGGCCGGAGAAGCCCCGCTCGCGGATGAGCCACTGGCGGATGTTCTCCTTGTCCAGCATGCGCTGGTCCTCGCCCTTGGCGAAGCGCGCCTCGTACTCGTCCGCCACCCAGTAGCGGCTGGAGTCCGGGGTGTGCATCTCGTCGATGACGTAGATGTCGTCGCCCACCTTGCCGAACTCGTACTTCGTATCCACGAGGATGAGGCCTCGGGTGCGCGCCCACTTCTGTCCCTCCGCGAACAGGCCTCGGGCCGCCTCGGTGATGCGGGCCCAGTCGCGGGTGCTGGCCAGGCCCCTGGCGAGAATCTCCTTCTCGGAGATGGGCTCGTCGTGCTGCCCGTACTCGGCCTTCGTGGACGGGGTGATGATGGGCGAGGGGAAGGCCTCGTCCTTGCGCATGCCCGCGGGGAAGGGGAGGCCGTAGGCGGTGTGCGTGCCCTTCTCGTAGTCGCGCCACAGGCTGCCGGTGAGGTAGCCGCGAATCACCACCTCCACCGTGAAGGGCTGACACGCGCGCGCCACGGTGACGTTGGCGTCCGGCACGTCGAGCACGTGGTTGGGGCAGATGTGCTTCGTTCTCTCGAACCAGAAGGACGAGAGGCGGTTGAGCACCTCGCCCTTGAAAGGGATGGTGGTGAGGACGTGGTCGAACGCGGAGAGCCGGTCCGTCGTCACGAGGACGAGCGAGTCGCCCTGGCGATACGTGTCCCGGACCTTGCCACGGTAGTGCTGGCCGAGCGCCGGCAGGTCCACCTGGCGGAGCGTGAGGGGAAGCTGAGCGTGGAGTGCGGAGGTATTCACTGGCGCCTCGCGGCCCGCCCCTCGGGAAGGTGAAGTCCGACGAGGAGGGGGGGCTGCTTCGGGCGCGGGACTCTACTGGAGCGCGGCCGGCATGGAAGCAGGACCGTAGGCAGCCGCCAGATAGAGGAAAGCTGGATTGATACGCAGGATACCATCCACGTAAGCAACCGCGTACGGCGCGCTGGACGCCCGGTCCACCTGCACCACGCCCTCGGGCTGGATGCCCCAGTGCGCGAGCAGCGTGCGGGCCACCAACTCGGCCGCTTCCCGCTCGGACAGGCCCTGCAGGCTCTCCCGGCGGTCTTCCGGCCAACGCTCACCCGCGCGAGCCTCCAGCACGAGCTGCAACCCCTTGCCCGCATCGGGCGCCTGGAACAGGTCCATGCGCACATCGAAGCCCGGGGCCGCCAGCAGCTCCCCGTTCTGGCTGATGGGGAAGAGCACCAGCGCCTGCGCCGCCTGACCCGCTTCCACGTCCGACTGACGCGCCACCTCGCGGAACATCTCCAGCCGCGTGGCGGGAGACTCGAACTCGAGGAACTCGGGCGGGTGTGCGAGCGCCTGACGGGCACTCATGGTCGCGCGCACGGGCGTGCCCGCGCCACCACAAGCGGTGAGCACGGCGACGACCGACAGGAGCAAGCCAGGAAGCACGCGACGCATACAGCCGGGAATATACCGATCTGCTTCAGGATCAACCAGCTAAACTCGGTGTCATGCGTCCAGCGGCACAACTCTCCGTTGTCCCGCATGAAAGGCCCTCGCCAGGGACAGTCGCCCCTTCTCCGATCGGTCCTTTCCGACCCGGCCACCCCGGGGCTCGGTGGCTCCGAGCGGCTCGCCAGCAACGGTGATGCGGTGCTGAAGGGCTGTGTACGCGGGCGGCCCTCCGGCTCGTACCCAGGCGCGAAGAGACGCACGGCGCTGGTGTCCGGTGATGCGTGGAGGAGGGCGGCCTCGCCATCCCGACCGGGGACGTCCAGCGGTCCACGAACCGGGCTCGGTGCTCCACGGTCCTGTTGAATCCCCGTCACCCTCACGAGCTGAGGCGGGAGTGCTTCGAGCGGACCCGGCGCGAGGCGGAGCAAGGGCTCACGGCCTTCAAGCAGCTGGGACACGCGGTGGCGCGGGGCACTTCTCCCTGACCGGATGAATCACCTGGTAGGGAAAAGTCCCCGGCGCCGCTGAGAGCACGACGGCGGGAGACTTACGCCGCGTCCTTCTTGTACGTCTCGGCGTGGTGCTTCTCGCACAGACCGGCCTTGAGGACCTTGGTGCGGCACTCGGGCTTGGAGCAGGTGCGGTAGCGCGAGTGGGGCAGGTCGCCCTGGCGCCAGGTCTTGTAGTGGAAGAAGCAGTAGCTCTTGGCGCGGTAGGGGCGCTTGCAGCCCTCCACGGAGCAAGCCTTCTTGCCACCGCCCTTGGCGGTGCGCGGCCATTTGGTGAGCTTCTTCTGCGTCGTCGGGGTGGCCTCGGCCATTGTCGAACTCTCCTGCGAATCGATACGGGTACCGCGGCGCCACTTGGCAGTGGACCATCCGCCGGGTACGAAAAAGGCGCACTGTCTAGCGCCCATGCCACCCGAACGCAAGGACACGCCGGAAGACCGGTGTGGGCCCCCAGGCTCAGGGAGCCTGTTCGCCCCCCCCGGAATCCGGGTCCGCCGCCTTGGAGGGCGGGGGCGACGGGAAGGACTTGGCCCGGGGGACGGGTGACAGCAGGTCCTCCAGGACGGACTGGGCGCGGGTGGGACGCCGTCCCTGCCGATGGGCGGCCAGGGGAGCGGGCACGGGCCCCTCGTCTGGCATCTCCTCCAGCCGGACGGTGAGGTGCATGGGCTTGCCCAGCCGGTGGATGAGCAGCCTCACGTTCCGGCCCACGCCTCGCGCGGCCACCTGCCACCGCAAGGTGTGCGCCCGCTGCACGCGCCGCGTGTCGAGCCCCACGATGACATCGCCGCTGAGCAACCCCGCGCGCTCTCCGGGGCCCTCTTCCACCACATCCGTCACCACCACGCCGGGGCCATGGCTCAGGTTGAAGGCCTCGGCCACCTCGGGGGTGAAGTCCTGCACGCTGATGCCCAGCCATCCGCGGCGCACGCGGCCGTGGGCGCGCAGCTGCGGAATCACCGTCTTCGCGATGTCGATGGGGATGGCGAAGCCGATGCCTTGTCCCGCCACGTTGACGGCGTTGGCCACCGCGACGACGTCACCGTGCATGTCCAGGACGGGGCCGCCCGAGTTGCCCGGGTTGATGGACGCGTCCATCTGCATGTAGTCGAAGTCGCCGTCACGCCCGTTGGGCGTCACGTCCGTGCGGCCCATGTAGCTGACCACGCCCACCGTCACCGACTGGGACAGTCCGAACGGGTTGCCGATGACGACAATCCAGTCCGCCGAGCGCACGTGCGAGGACGACGCGAGCCGGAGCACCGGGAGCTTGCGCGGGGCGTCGATCTTCAGGAGCGCGCAGTCCGTCCGGTTGTCCTCACCCACGACCTGGGCGACGTACTCCTCCGCGTAGCCGCGCGGATGCATCAGGGAGACGACGACCTCGGTGGCTCCCTCGACGACGTGGGCGCTGGTGAGGATGTAACCGGACGGGTGGATGATGAAGCCGGAGCCGATGCCCTTCTGCGGCTCCTCACCGGACGAGGCCGCGTCTTCCGCGGGCTGTCGGGTGGTGATGGAGACCACCGAGGGCATCGCCTTGCGAGCCACCTGGCTCAGCGTGGCGCGCTGGTTCTCCAGCGAACGGTTCTGCGCCTCGAGCCACAGTCGTCCCCGCTCGCGCCCGGCGGCTTGTCCGGGCACACAGAGCGCGCTCAGGAGCGCGGTGATGATGACGACATTCTTGAATGGAGCCTTGTGCATGCCCCGCCTCCGCCCCAACCGGCCGCCCACCCACGCAAGCTAGGGAGGGGAACCGAGGTGCGGAAGCGGACCTGTCCGCCAGGCTACTTCTTCTTCGCGATGATTCGGTCGACCGCCGCACGGTCCTCGGCGGTGATGCGCTCGCGAGGTGCCGCATCCGTCGAGCGGGAGACGGCGCCCTTGGCGTCCTCGTAGGCGTCCTCCAGCCCATCCTTCATCCGGTCCATGGTGTCGGGCTTCACGGCGCGCTTCCACGCCCGCTCCATGTGCTGCAGCGGCGTGCGCCCATCCACGTTGCCCGACGACAGGAAGATGCCGAGCCCCACCGCGCAGACCGTCCAGACGATGAACTTCAAAGCTCCCATGCTCACAGCCTCCTACGTCTTCTTACATCTGACGGAAGGGCTTGGCCAGTTTCCGGCGGTGTGGGCGGTAAAGCGCGACAGCGCGGGGCGTGGCACTTAATGTCGGCGCGCTTGCAGCCCGAAGAACTCTTCCAGGCCGCCCGAACGAGGGCGGCGCAGATGGACGTGGGTCGTGGAGACGCGGTGGTGGAGCGTGTCCGGGCCGCCACGTCCGCATTGTTCAGCCGGATTCCCGAGCCGCCGGTGTACCGCCGCGCGGAGGACCCTTCCCGAAAGGCTGCGGCCGCGCTGCTGCCGGAGGTGGAGAAGGTGCTCGCGGAGGCGCTCGCGGCGGGGAGAGACCCGTCGAACGCGCCCGCGCTGGAGAAAATCGTGGCCGCGCTGCTCGCGCATGGCGAGGCGCTGTGCCACACGGCCGGCGGACGCCTGGAGGCGGCGGAGATGGCGTGGCGCCGCGCTCAGGAACTGGAGCGGGCCGCCCATCCGACGCGGCACCTGGTGACGGCGCCGCCGCTTCCGCCTCCGGTGTTCGACAAGGTGTCGGGGGGCTCGCGGTATGACCCTCGGCCCGCGCCGCAGGCGAGCGTGAAGCTGGTGTGTCCGAACACCGGCTGCAAGCGGGTGGGGGACTACGCGTTCCTGACGAGCCACGCCTACAACCGCTTCGTCTGTCCGGTGTGCGGCA
Encoded here:
- the purB gene encoding adenylosuccinate lyase, which encodes MIPRYSRQEMSNLWSDVARLRRWRDVELAALEGMVEAGLAPREALEDCVQRAGDFTPADAARIEEIERTTKHDVIAFLTFMEERVGPSARWLHLGMTSSDVLDTSLGMTLRDAMDLILQDLERVMAAVEKRAFEHKHTLQMGRSHGIHAEPVTFGHKLAIWYDELRRARTRLLSARETIATGMISGAVGTFAHLPPAVEEYVCKKLGLKPAPASSQVVQRDRHAEYFTALALLGASIEKFAVEIRHLQRTEVREAEEPFTAGQKGSSAMPHKRNPILSENLTGLARLLRGYAVSAMEDVALWHERDISHSSVERVIGPDATILADFMLMRFARLMEDLRVYPEQMKRNLDLLGGVVNSQRLLLELARKGMDRQAAYVIVQRNAMKLYEEGVDFRQALLADADLCKMMTPEEINDCFSPGYHTRHMDDIFRRVFGRSE
- a CDS encoding phosphoribosylaminoimidazolesuccinocarboxamide synthase, which translates into the protein MNTSALHAQLPLTLRQVDLPALGQHYRGKVRDTYRQGDSLVLVTTDRLSAFDHVLTTIPFKGEVLNRLSSFWFERTKHICPNHVLDVPDANVTVARACQPFTVEVVIRGYLTGSLWRDYEKGTHTAYGLPFPAGMRKDEAFPSPIITPSTKAEYGQHDEPISEKEILARGLASTRDWARITEAARGLFAEGQKWARTRGLILVDTKYEFGKVGDDIYVIDEMHTPDSSRYWVADEYEARFAKGEDQRMLDKENIRQWLIRERGFSGHGTPPAIPDDVRVELATKYVAAFEQITGTSLTLEPGDVHARIERNLRQKGYLK
- a CDS encoding S1C family serine protease, which encodes MHKAPFKNVVIITALLSALCVPGQAAGRERGRLWLEAQNRSLENQRATLSQVARKAMPSVVSITTRQPAEDAASSGEEPQKGIGSGFIIHPSGYILTSAHVVEGATEVVVSLMHPRGYAEEYVAQVVGEDNRTDCALLKIDAPRKLPVLRLASSSHVRSADWIVVIGNPFGLSQSVTVGVVSYMGRTDVTPNGRDGDFDYMQMDASINPGNSGGPVLDMHGDVVAVANAVNVAGQGIGFAIPIDIAKTVIPQLRAHGRVRRGWLGISVQDFTPEVAEAFNLSHGPGVVVTDVVEEGPGERAGLLSGDVIVGLDTRRVQRAHTLRWQVAARGVGRNVRLLIHRLGKPMHLTVRLEEMPDEGPVPAPLAAHRQGRRPTRAQSVLEDLLSPVPRAKSFPSPPPSKAADPDSGGGEQAP
- a CDS encoding BRcat domain-containing protein; protein product: MSARLQPEELFQAARTRAAQMDVGRGDAVVERVRAATSALFSRIPEPPVYRRAEDPSRKAAAALLPEVEKVLAEALAAGRDPSNAPALEKIVAALLAHGEALCHTAGGRLEAAEMAWRRAQELERAAHPTRHLVTAPPLPPPVFDKVSGGSRYDPRPAPQASVKLVCPNTGCKRVGDYAFLTSHAYNRFVCPVCGTGFLAYFGELRGLEVEVGRSSKRYFFTVDEVGANNAARIEFEEAGGQEFPAARRDLLAFLYTEARELKVVVNLTNQRLMWVSPASSCFVATVAFGEGAPELVAFRAYRDEVLRKSQLGRAFIRGYYRFGPDVARWVSRRPVARSGVRWTLRQVHDRLTRSGFS